The Salmonella enterica subsp. houtenae serovar Houten genome has a segment encoding these proteins:
- the norW gene encoding nitric oxide reductase, with amino-acid sequence MSRGIIIIGSGFAARQLVKNIRKQDANVPLTLIAADSMDEYNKPDLSHVISQSQRADDLTRQLAGEFAEQFNLRLFPHTWVADIDADAHVVKSQDKQWQYDKLVLATGAAAFVPPMAGRELMLTLNSQQEYRACETQLRDAQRVLIVGGGLIGSELAMDFCRAGKTVTLMDNAASLLASLMPPEVSCRLQHRLTDMGVHLLLKSQLQKLEKTEAGIRATLANQRSIEIDAVIAATGLRPETDLARRAGIVINRGVCVDSYLQTSHPDIYAIGDCAEINGQVLPFLQPIQLSAMYLAKNLLGGNAPLKLPAMLVKVKTPELPLHLAGETQRRDLSWHITAESDGMIAKGVSGEGQLRAFVVSEDRMKEAFALLKSLPV; translated from the coding sequence ATGAGTCGGGGGATCATCATTATTGGGTCGGGCTTCGCCGCCCGCCAACTCGTCAAAAATATCCGTAAACAGGATGCGAATGTGCCGTTAACCCTGATTGCGGCGGACAGCATGGATGAGTACAACAAGCCCGACCTCAGCCACGTTATCAGCCAGTCGCAGCGCGCTGATGATCTCACCCGCCAGTTAGCGGGGGAATTTGCTGAACAGTTTAATCTGCGACTGTTCCCGCATACCTGGGTTGCTGACATTGATGCCGATGCCCATGTGGTGAAAAGTCAGGATAAGCAGTGGCAGTACGACAAGCTGGTACTGGCGACCGGGGCGGCAGCCTTTGTGCCGCCGATGGCAGGACGTGAGTTAATGCTTACTCTGAATAGCCAGCAGGAGTACCGTGCCTGTGAGACACAACTGCGCGACGCGCAGCGGGTGCTGATTGTCGGCGGCGGTCTCATTGGCAGTGAATTAGCGATGGATTTCTGCCGTGCCGGGAAAACGGTAACGCTGATGGATAACGCCGCCAGCCTTCTCGCCTCACTGATGCCACCGGAAGTAAGCTGTCGCTTACAGCATCGCCTGACCGATATGGGGGTGCATCTGCTGCTGAAATCGCAGTTGCAAAAACTGGAGAAAACCGAAGCCGGTATCCGCGCTACGCTGGCAAACCAGCGTAGCATCGAGATTGATGCGGTAATTGCCGCCACCGGCTTACGCCCGGAAACCGATCTGGCGCGCCGCGCCGGGATAGTCATCAATCGCGGCGTCTGCGTGGATAGCTATCTACAGACCAGTCACCCGGATATTTATGCGATCGGCGACTGCGCGGAAATCAATGGTCAGGTACTGCCCTTCCTGCAACCGATCCAGTTAAGCGCGATGTACCTGGCGAAAAATCTGCTTGGCGGCAACGCGCCGCTGAAGCTACCGGCGATGCTGGTCAAAGTCAAAACGCCGGAACTGCCGCTGCATCTGGCGGGAGAAACTCAGCGCCGCGATTTGAGCTGGCATATTACCGCAGAATCTGACGGTATGATTGCCAAAGGCGTGAGCGGAGAAGGCCAACTACGCGCCTTTGTGGTGAGTGAAGACCGCATGAAAGAGGCGTTCGCTCTACTGAAATCGTTACCGGTGTAA
- the hypF gene encoding hydrogenase maturation protein, with translation MAIDTPSGVQLRIRGKVQGVGFRPFVWQLAQQLRLHGDVCNDGDGVVVRLLEEPSQFIAALYQDCPPLARIDSVEHASLIWERTPTDFAIRQSAGGSMNTQIVPDAATCPACLAEMNTPGERRYRYPFINCTHCGPRFTIIRAMPYDRPFTVMAAFPLCPECDSEYREPYDRRFHAQPVACPACGPHLEWRSQHERAEKEAALQAAVGQLNAGGIIAVKGLGGFHLACDARNDTAVAMLRARKHRPAKPLAVMLPTAQTLPTAARSLLTTPAAPIVLVDKQYVPSLSEGVAPGLAEVGVMLPANPLQHLLLQELNYPLVMTSGNLSGRPPAITNEQALDDLHDIADGFLLHNRDIVQRMDDSVVRDSGEMLRRSRGYVPDAFALPPGFRDAPPILCLGADLKNTFCLVRGEQAVVSQHLGDLSDDGIQAQWREALRLIQSIYDFTPERIVCDAHPGYVSSQWASEMCLPTETVLHHHAHAAACLAEHGWPLDGGEVIALTVDGIGMGENGALWGGECLRVNYRECEHLGGLPAVALPGGDLAAKQPWRNLLAQCLRFVPDWQDYPETAGLQQQNWNVLARAIERGVNAPLASSCGRLFDAVAAALRCAPASLSYEGEAACALEALASQCANVEHPVTMPLNGAQLDVAVFWRQWLNWQATPAQRAWAFHDALACGFAMLMRQQATARGITTLVFSGGVIHNRLLRARLTFYLSDFNLLFPQQLPAGDGGLSLGQGVIAAARRLA, from the coding sequence ATGGCGATAGATACACCTTCCGGCGTACAGCTACGCATTCGGGGCAAAGTACAGGGCGTCGGTTTTCGTCCTTTTGTCTGGCAACTGGCGCAGCAATTGCGATTACACGGCGATGTGTGTAATGACGGCGATGGCGTCGTCGTTCGTCTGCTGGAAGAGCCGTCGCAATTTATTGCCGCGCTCTATCAGGATTGCCCGCCGCTGGCGCGCATTGACAGCGTTGAACACGCGTCGTTGATATGGGAGCGTACGCCGACGGATTTCGCCATTCGTCAGAGCGCAGGCGGTTCGATGAACACGCAAATCGTGCCGGATGCGGCGACCTGCCCGGCATGTCTTGCCGAGATGAATACCCCTGGCGAGCGGCGCTACCGTTATCCTTTCATCAACTGCACCCACTGCGGACCACGCTTCACCATTATTCGCGCTATGCCCTATGACCGGCCATTTACGGTGATGGCGGCGTTTCCCCTGTGTCCGGAATGCGACAGCGAATACCGCGAACCGTATGATCGCCGTTTCCATGCCCAGCCCGTTGCCTGTCCGGCATGCGGGCCGCATCTTGAGTGGCGGAGCCAACATGAACGAGCGGAAAAAGAGGCGGCTTTGCAGGCGGCGGTCGGCCAACTGAACGCCGGAGGCATTATTGCCGTTAAAGGGCTGGGCGGCTTTCATCTGGCCTGCGACGCGCGCAACGATACCGCAGTAGCGATGCTGCGGGCGCGTAAGCATCGCCCGGCGAAACCATTGGCGGTGATGTTGCCTACAGCGCAAACGCTGCCGACCGCGGCGCGTTCGCTGCTGACCACGCCAGCGGCCCCGATTGTGCTAGTGGATAAGCAGTATGTGCCTTCGCTGAGTGAGGGCGTCGCGCCAGGGCTTGCGGAGGTGGGCGTGATGTTGCCAGCCAACCCATTGCAACATCTCTTGTTGCAGGAGCTCAATTACCCGCTGGTGATGACATCCGGCAACCTGAGCGGCAGACCGCCCGCCATCACCAACGAGCAGGCGCTGGACGATTTACACGATATTGCCGATGGTTTTCTGTTGCACAATCGTGACATTGTACAGCGCATGGATGACTCTGTCGTGCGTGACAGCGGCGAAATGCTGCGTCGTTCGCGAGGATACGTGCCGGACGCGTTTGCGCTGCCGCCGGGATTTCGCGATGCGCCGCCGATACTTTGTCTGGGCGCTGATCTGAAAAATACGTTCTGTCTGGTACGCGGCGAACAGGCGGTTGTCAGCCAACATTTGGGCGATCTCAGCGATGACGGTATCCAGGCGCAGTGGCGCGAGGCATTGCGTCTGATCCAGTCAATCTATGATTTTACGCCAGAGCGTATCGTCTGTGATGCGCATCCGGGCTATGTTTCCAGTCAGTGGGCCAGTGAGATGTGTCTGCCGACTGAGACTGTGTTACACCATCATGCCCATGCGGCGGCTTGCCTGGCCGAGCATGGTTGGCCGCTGGATGGCGGAGAGGTGATTGCCCTGACGGTAGACGGTATCGGGATGGGTGAGAATGGCGCGCTATGGGGCGGAGAATGTCTGCGGGTCAATTATCGCGAATGCGAACATTTAGGTGGTTTACCCGCTGTGGCGCTGCCGGGAGGCGATCTGGCTGCCAAACAGCCGTGGCGTAATCTGTTAGCGCAGTGCCTGCGCTTTGTGCCGGACTGGCAGGATTACCCGGAGACAGCGGGGCTGCAACAGCAAAACTGGAATGTCCTGGCGCGCGCCATTGAGCGCGGCGTCAATGCCCCGTTGGCGTCTTCCTGCGGGCGGTTGTTTGACGCGGTGGCCGCCGCGCTTCGCTGCGCGCCAGCATCGCTTAGCTATGAGGGCGAGGCCGCCTGCGCGCTGGAGGCGCTGGCCTCTCAATGCGCTAACGTTGAGCATCCGGTAACGATGCCGCTTAACGGCGCTCAACTGGACGTAGCCGTTTTCTGGCGGCAATGGTTGAACTGGCAGGCCACGCCTGCGCAACGTGCCTGGGCTTTTCATGATGCGCTGGCGTGCGGGTTTGCCATGCTAATGCGCCAACAGGCTACGGCGCGGGGGATAACTACTTTGGTCTTCAGCGGCGGGGTGATACACAACCGCTTATTGCGCGCGCGTCTTACCTTTTATCTTTCTGATTTTAACTTGTTATTTCCGCAGCAGTTACCGGCGGGCGATGGCGGATTATCGTTAGGGCAAGGGGTAATTGCGGCGGCACGCAGGTTGGCCTGA